A stretch of the Streptomyces venezuelae genome encodes the following:
- the pucD gene encoding xanthine dehydrogenase subunit D, producing MAQNTRTAPAGTPTNVTQKHTKGGIGESTLRPDGTLKVTGEFAYSSDMWHEDMLWGQTLRSTVAHAEIVSIDISEALAMPGVYSVLTYDDLPAEMKNYGLEIQDTPVLANGRVRHHGEPVALVAADHPETARRAAAKIKIDYRELPLVTDEASALAADAPLIHEGRDDHHSGHVPHPNIVHRQPIIRGNVEEARKRADVIVEGEYTFGMQDQAFLGPESGLAVPSEDGGVDLYVATQWLHSDLKQIAPVLGLPEEKVRMTLSGVGGAFGGREDISMQIHACLLALATNKPVKIVYNRFESFFGHVHRHPAKLWYEHGATKDGKITHMKCRIVLDGGAYASASPAVVGNASSLSVGPYVIDDVDIEAIALYTNNPPCGAMRGFGAVQACFAYEAQMDKLAAKLGMDPVEFRQLNAMEMGTIMPTGQVVDSPAPVAELLRRVKARPLPPERQWETAGEGADVRALPGGLSNTTHGEGVVRGVGYAVGIKNVGFSEGFDDYSTARVRLEVINGEPVAMVHTAMAEVGQGGVTVHAQIARTELGVTQVTIHPADTQVGSAGSTSASRQTYMTGGAVKNTCEAVREALLEMGRRKNGSYHPAWAHAELLLEGGKVVTDGGEVLADIADILENEAIDLELEFRHRPTVAFDLKTGQGDGHVQYTFAAHRAVVEVDTELGLVKVVELATAQDVGKALNMLSVVGQIQGGTTQGLGVAVMEEIIVDPKTAKVRNPSFTDYLIPTILDTPTIPVDVLELADPNAPYGLRGLGEAPTLSSTPAVLAAIRQATGLELNKTPIRPEALTGTL from the coding sequence ATGGCTCAGAACACCCGCACCGCGCCCGCCGGTACGCCGACGAACGTCACCCAGAAGCACACCAAGGGCGGCATCGGCGAGTCCACGCTCCGCCCGGACGGCACCCTCAAGGTCACCGGCGAGTTCGCCTACTCCTCGGACATGTGGCACGAGGACATGCTGTGGGGCCAGACCCTGCGCAGCACCGTGGCCCACGCCGAGATCGTCTCCATCGACATCTCCGAGGCGCTGGCCATGCCCGGCGTCTACTCGGTGCTGACGTACGACGACCTGCCGGCCGAGATGAAGAACTACGGGCTGGAGATCCAGGACACCCCGGTCCTCGCCAACGGCCGGGTGCGCCACCACGGTGAGCCGGTCGCCCTCGTGGCCGCCGACCACCCGGAGACCGCCCGCCGCGCCGCGGCCAAGATCAAGATCGACTACAGGGAGCTGCCGCTCGTCACGGACGAGGCCTCCGCCCTCGCCGCCGACGCGCCGCTGATCCACGAGGGCCGCGACGACCACCACTCCGGCCACGTCCCGCACCCGAACATCGTGCACCGCCAGCCGATCATCCGCGGCAACGTGGAAGAGGCGCGCAAGCGCGCCGATGTCATCGTCGAGGGCGAGTACACCTTCGGCATGCAGGACCAGGCCTTCCTCGGCCCGGAGTCCGGTCTGGCCGTACCGTCCGAGGACGGCGGTGTCGACCTCTACGTCGCCACCCAGTGGCTGCACTCGGACCTCAAGCAGATCGCCCCCGTCCTCGGCCTGCCCGAGGAGAAGGTGCGCATGACGCTCTCCGGCGTCGGCGGTGCCTTCGGCGGTCGCGAGGACATCTCGATGCAGATCCACGCCTGCCTGCTGGCCCTCGCGACCAACAAGCCGGTCAAGATCGTCTACAACCGGTTCGAGTCCTTCTTCGGCCATGTGCACCGCCACCCGGCGAAGCTCTGGTACGAGCACGGCGCCACCAAGGACGGCAAGATCACGCACATGAAGTGCAGGATCGTCCTGGACGGCGGCGCGTACGCCTCGGCCTCCCCGGCCGTGGTCGGCAACGCCTCCTCGCTCTCCGTCGGCCCGTACGTCATCGACGACGTCGACATCGAGGCGATCGCGCTCTACACGAACAACCCGCCCTGTGGCGCCATGCGCGGCTTCGGCGCCGTCCAGGCCTGCTTCGCGTACGAGGCCCAGATGGACAAGCTCGCGGCGAAGCTGGGCATGGACCCGGTCGAGTTCCGCCAGCTGAATGCCATGGAGATGGGCACGATCATGCCCACCGGCCAGGTCGTGGACTCCCCGGCGCCGGTCGCCGAGCTGCTGCGCCGGGTCAAGGCCCGCCCGCTGCCGCCGGAGCGCCAGTGGGAGACCGCCGGCGAGGGCGCGGACGTCCGCGCGCTGCCGGGCGGCCTGTCCAACACCACCCACGGCGAGGGCGTCGTCCGCGGCGTCGGCTACGCGGTCGGCATCAAGAACGTCGGCTTCTCCGAGGGCTTCGACGACTACTCCACCGCCCGGGTGCGCCTGGAGGTCATCAACGGCGAGCCGGTCGCGATGGTCCACACGGCCATGGCGGAGGTCGGCCAGGGCGGTGTCACCGTCCACGCGCAGATCGCCCGTACCGAGCTGGGTGTCACGCAGGTGACCATCCACCCGGCCGACACCCAGGTCGGCTCCGCCGGTTCCACGTCCGCCTCCCGGCAGACGTACATGACCGGTGGCGCGGTGAAGAACACCTGTGAGGCCGTCCGCGAGGCGCTGCTGGAGATGGGCCGCCGCAAGAACGGCTCCTACCACCCGGCCTGGGCCCACGCCGAGCTGCTCCTGGAGGGCGGCAAGGTCGTGACCGACGGCGGCGAGGTCCTCGCGGACATCGCCGACATCCTGGAGAACGAGGCGATCGACCTCGAGCTCGAGTTCCGTCACCGTCCGACGGTCGCCTTCGACCTGAAGACCGGCCAGGGCGACGGCCACGTCCAGTACACCTTCGCCGCGCACCGTGCGGTGGTCGAGGTGGACACCGAGCTCGGCCTCGTCAAGGTCGTCGAGCTGGCCACCGCCCAGGACGTCGGCAAGGCGCTGAACATGCTCTCCGTGGTCGGCCAGATCCAGGGTGGCACCACCCAGGGTCTCGGCGTGGCGGTCATGGAAGAGATCATCGTCGACCCGAAGACCGCGAAGGTGCGCAACCCCTCCTTCACGGACTACCTGATCCCCACCATCCTCGACACCCCGACCATCCCGGTCGACGTCCTGGAGCTCGCGGACCCGAACGCCCCCTACGGTCTGCGCGGTCTCGGTGAGGCCCCCACCCTGTCGTCCACCCCGGCCGTCCTCGCGGCGATCCGGCAGGCGACCGGTCTGGAGCTGAACAAGACCCCGATCCGTCCCGAGGCCCTCACCGGCACCCTCTAG
- a CDS encoding (2Fe-2S)-binding protein, which produces MRVNFTVNGRPQEADDVWEGESLLYVLRERLGLPGSKNACEQGECGSCTVRLDGVPVCSCLVAAGQVEGRDVVTVEGLADFAKQREEHGCGTGACGGGGKGVSTDEAKQWSAKGTDSQTGEGVELSNIQQAFIDAGAVQCGFCTPGLLVQADALLEQNADPSDQDIREALSGNLCRCTGYEKILDAVRLAAARQGEAV; this is translated from the coding sequence ATGCGCGTCAATTTCACTGTCAACGGCCGTCCGCAGGAAGCCGACGACGTCTGGGAGGGCGAGTCCCTCCTCTACGTCCTGCGTGAGCGCCTGGGCCTGCCCGGCTCGAAGAACGCCTGCGAGCAGGGCGAGTGCGGTTCCTGCACCGTCCGCCTCGACGGCGTGCCGGTCTGTTCCTGTCTGGTCGCGGCCGGTCAGGTCGAGGGCCGCGACGTCGTGACCGTCGAGGGCCTGGCCGACTTCGCCAAGCAGCGCGAGGAGCACGGCTGTGGCACCGGCGCCTGCGGAGGCGGCGGCAAGGGCGTGTCCACCGACGAGGCCAAGCAGTGGTCGGCCAAGGGGACCGACTCCCAGACCGGTGAGGGAGTCGAGCTCTCCAACATCCAGCAGGCGTTCATCGACGCCGGCGCCGTCCAGTGCGGTTTCTGCACCCCGGGTCTGCTGGTCCAGGCCGATGCGCTCCTGGAGCAGAACGCCGACCCGTCCGACCAGGACATCCGTGAGGCCCTGTCCGGCAACCTCTGCCGCTGCACGGGCTACGAGAAGATCCTCGACGCCGTCCGCCTGGCGGCGGCCCGTCAGGGAGAGGCGGTCTGA
- a CDS encoding FAD binding domain-containing protein gives MDFLRPASWEEALAAKAEFPTAVPIAGGTDIMVEINFDHRRPEYLLDLNRIELLREWEVGEEVTRLGASVPYTQIMENLRTTLPGLALASHTVASPQIRNRGGVGGNLGCASPAGDSHPALLAAGCEVEVESVRGSRMIPIDEFYTGVKRNALAADELIKTVHIKNATGPQQYSKVGTRNAMVIAVCGFGLALHPDTRTVRTGIGSAAPTPLRAKAAEEFLNAALEEGGFWDNGKVITPSIAKQFGELASAACNPIDDVRGTAKYRRHAVGILARRQLVWTWEQYRGTNGRSLEGAA, from the coding sequence ATGGACTTCCTTCGCCCCGCCAGCTGGGAGGAGGCGCTCGCCGCTAAGGCCGAGTTCCCCACAGCTGTGCCGATTGCGGGTGGCACCGACATCATGGTCGAGATCAATTTCGACCACCGCCGTCCGGAATACCTCCTCGACCTCAACCGCATCGAACTGCTGCGGGAGTGGGAGGTAGGCGAGGAGGTCACCAGGCTGGGCGCCTCCGTTCCGTACACCCAGATCATGGAGAACCTGCGCACCACGCTGCCGGGTCTCGCGCTCGCCTCGCACACGGTCGCGTCCCCGCAGATCCGCAACCGCGGCGGTGTCGGCGGCAACCTCGGTTGCGCCTCGCCGGCCGGTGACTCCCACCCCGCCCTGCTCGCCGCAGGCTGCGAGGTCGAGGTCGAGTCCGTACGCGGCTCGCGCATGATCCCGATCGACGAGTTCTACACCGGTGTGAAGCGCAACGCGCTGGCCGCCGACGAGCTCATCAAGACGGTTCACATCAAGAACGCCACGGGCCCGCAGCAGTACTCCAAGGTCGGCACCCGCAACGCGATGGTCATCGCGGTCTGCGGCTTCGGCCTCGCGCTGCACCCCGACACCCGCACGGTGCGTACGGGCATCGGCTCGGCCGCCCCGACCCCGCTCCGGGCCAAGGCCGCCGAGGAATTCCTGAACGCCGCGCTCGAAGAGGGCGGCTTCTGGGACAACGGCAAGGTCATCACCCCGTCGATCGCCAAGCAGTTCGGTGAGCTCGCCTCCGCCGCGTGCAACCCGATCGACGACGTCCGTGGCACGGCGAAGTACCGCCGTCACGCGGTTGGCATCCTTGCTCGCCGCCAGCTCGTCTGGACCTGGGAGCAGTACCGCGGCACGAACGGCCGCTCGCTTGAAGGGGCTGCGTAA
- a CDS encoding PucR family transcriptional regulator, translating into MRLRALLETEALGLRLLGGEEELDRTVRGVMTTDLRDPSRYLSGGELVLTGLAWRRNSADSEPFVRILASAGVAGLAAGEAELGAIPDDLVSACLRNRLPLFAVNEDVAFATITEYVVRQVSGERAGDLAAVVDRHRRLMTSGPAGGGPDVVLDLLTTDLDLRAWVLSPTGRQIAGAGEPLAPGICAALSSEHLAAVRTGRRGPHRISIQGITYSLFPIRGVARGAGPGGRDVRETVLSDWLLAVEADAGDWPAERLDLLQGVTQLIAVERDRRDAARTVRRRLAQEVLELVQTGAAPAEIAARLRVAAPVLLPGLGTAPHWQVVVARVDWEGGDIPGGPVAQSLLEEILVDPSVSGPEPSDRIAVAHTGDEAIALVPLPALPADAEEKGPDSALHADALLASVREPLAAGLDGDGRLTLGVSAAVHSAEGLRGALEEARHARRVAAARPGRVCAAGHHELASHVLLLPFVPDDVRRAFTARLLDPLRDYDRRHRAELIPTLEAFLDCDGSWTRCATRLHLHVNTLRYRVGRIEQLTARDLSRLEDKLDFFLALRMS; encoded by the coding sequence ATGCGGCTGCGCGCACTGCTGGAGACCGAGGCGCTGGGGCTGCGGCTGCTGGGCGGCGAGGAAGAACTCGACCGCACGGTCCGCGGGGTCATGACCACGGACCTGAGGGATCCCAGCCGATACCTCTCCGGAGGAGAACTTGTCCTGACAGGACTGGCCTGGAGGCGAAATTCAGCCGACTCGGAGCCGTTCGTACGAATCCTCGCCAGCGCGGGAGTGGCGGGCCTGGCGGCCGGCGAGGCCGAGCTCGGGGCCATCCCGGATGATCTGGTTTCCGCCTGTCTCAGAAACCGTCTTCCGCTGTTCGCCGTAAACGAAGACGTTGCATTCGCCACCATTACCGAGTACGTGGTGCGGCAGGTCTCCGGAGAGCGTGCGGGCGACCTCGCGGCCGTGGTCGACCGCCACCGGCGGCTGATGACCTCGGGCCCCGCGGGCGGCGGACCTGACGTAGTACTCGATCTGCTCACCACGGACCTCGATCTGCGGGCCTGGGTGCTGTCCCCCACCGGCCGGCAGATCGCCGGGGCCGGAGAACCGCTCGCACCGGGCATCTGCGCGGCGCTGTCGAGCGAGCACCTCGCGGCGGTCCGGACCGGCCGCCGGGGCCCGCACCGGATCTCCATCCAGGGTATTACCTACTCCCTGTTCCCGATCAGAGGCGTGGCCCGGGGTGCCGGACCGGGCGGCCGGGACGTCCGGGAGACCGTGCTCTCGGACTGGCTGCTGGCCGTGGAGGCGGACGCCGGCGACTGGCCCGCCGAGCGGCTGGACCTGCTGCAGGGCGTCACCCAGCTGATCGCGGTCGAGCGGGACCGGCGCGATGCCGCCCGGACGGTGCGCCGCCGGCTCGCCCAGGAGGTGCTGGAGCTGGTCCAGACGGGCGCCGCGCCCGCCGAGATCGCCGCCAGGCTGCGGGTCGCCGCACCGGTGCTGCTGCCCGGGCTGGGCACCGCCCCGCACTGGCAGGTCGTGGTGGCCCGGGTGGACTGGGAGGGCGGGGACATCCCCGGCGGCCCGGTCGCCCAGTCGCTGCTGGAGGAGATCCTCGTCGACCCGTCGGTGTCCGGGCCGGAGCCCTCCGACCGGATCGCCGTCGCCCACACCGGGGACGAGGCCATCGCCCTGGTGCCGCTGCCGGCGCTGCCCGCGGACGCCGAGGAGAAGGGCCCGGACAGCGCCCTGCACGCCGATGCGCTGCTGGCCTCCGTACGGGAGCCGCTGGCCGCCGGTCTGGACGGGGACGGGCGGCTCACCCTGGGCGTCAGCGCCGCCGTGCACTCCGCGGAGGGACTGCGGGGCGCCCTGGAGGAGGCCCGGCACGCCCGCCGGGTCGCCGCGGCCCGCCCGGGCCGGGTCTGCGCGGCCGGACACCACGAGCTGGCCTCGCACGTGCTGCTGCTGCCCTTCGTCCCGGACGACGTCCGGCGGGCCTTCACGGCCCGGCTGCTGGACCCGCTGCGGGACTACGACCGGCGGCACCGGGCGGAGCTCATCCCCACCCTGGAGGCCTTCCTGGACTGCGACGGCTCCTGGACCCGCTGCGCGACCCGGCTGCACCTGCACGTCAACACGCTGCGTTACCGGGTCGGGCGAATCGAGCAGTTGACGGCGCGCGATCTTTCGCGGCTGGAGGACAAGCTGGACTTCTTCCTGGCACTGCGGATGAGCTGA
- a CDS encoding GntR family transcriptional regulator has translation MSREDRVHDAAEVRLPRQKVRRHSVRGQVLDALRTALVDGELVPGEIYSGPALGERFGVSATPVREAMQQLALEGAVECLPNRGFRVISRTARELAELAEVRALLEVPVMLRLARTLPAEAWEALRPAAAAAGAAAALGDAAAYAEADRAFHRAVLAAAGNRQLLQVADDLHRRAQWPLPGAPRAQRAGLIADAAEHAAILEALIAADLPTAEPLIHAHFTPTRP, from the coding sequence ATCAGCCGGGAGGACCGAGTGCACGACGCGGCCGAGGTCCGACTGCCCCGCCAGAAGGTCCGGCGCCATTCCGTACGCGGGCAGGTCCTCGACGCGCTGCGGACCGCGCTGGTGGACGGCGAGCTGGTGCCCGGGGAGATCTACTCCGGGCCCGCCCTGGGGGAGCGCTTCGGGGTCTCGGCGACCCCGGTCCGCGAGGCGATGCAGCAGCTGGCCCTGGAGGGGGCCGTGGAATGCCTGCCGAACCGCGGCTTCCGGGTGATCAGCCGGACGGCCCGGGAGCTGGCCGAACTGGCCGAGGTACGGGCCCTGCTGGAGGTCCCGGTGATGCTGCGGCTGGCCCGCACACTGCCGGCCGAGGCCTGGGAGGCCCTGCGCCCGGCGGCTGCCGCCGCCGGTGCGGCGGCGGCGCTGGGCGACGCGGCGGCCTATGCGGAGGCGGACCGGGCCTTTCACCGGGCGGTGCTGGCGGCGGCCGGCAACCGGCAGCTGCTCCAGGTCGCGGACGACCTGCACCGGCGGGCCCAGTGGCCGCTGCCGGGCGCTCCGCGGGCGCAGCGGGCCGGCCTGATCGCCGACGCGGCCGAGCACGCGGCCATCCTGGAGGCCCTGATCGCAGCGGACCTCCCCACGGCGGAACCCCTGATCCACGCCCACTTCACCCCGACCCGGCCCTGA
- a CDS encoding (2Fe-2S)-binding protein has translation MTVPAVLPVTTAPAGSPVADAYARLAEAYPGLRVTELDVHESAPRGAGWVGADELAAGGAALDAFLDWDAAQVLRDYGEPGRPDVVAGFGLHRYAWPACLLFTVPWFLHRRVPRLPAARVSFHRELGRMAVRPEGFACLPDDPAAALPGARVVPDEEALRAEVRAAVAEHLEPVMKGFSTRMRRGRRALWGMVTDDVTEGLWYLGELFGEEDRARAELGLLLPGGTLPYTGGSGFRTLPGPDGRPLATRDRISCCLFYTIRPTDPCATCPRTCDSERLGQLTP, from the coding sequence ATGACCGTCCCGGCAGTGCTCCCCGTCACGACCGCCCCGGCCGGCTCTCCGGTGGCGGACGCGTACGCGCGCCTCGCCGAGGCGTACCCCGGCCTCCGGGTGACCGAGCTCGACGTGCACGAATCCGCCCCTCGCGGTGCGGGGTGGGTCGGCGCGGACGAGCTCGCCGCGGGCGGGGCGGCCCTGGACGCCTTTCTCGACTGGGACGCGGCCCAGGTCCTGCGGGACTACGGGGAGCCGGGCCGGCCGGACGTGGTGGCCGGCTTCGGTCTCCACCGGTACGCCTGGCCGGCCTGCCTGCTGTTCACGGTGCCCTGGTTCCTGCACCGGCGGGTCCCCCGGCTGCCGGCCGCCCGGGTCTCCTTCCACCGGGAGCTCGGCCGGATGGCCGTACGGCCGGAAGGTTTCGCCTGTCTGCCGGACGACCCCGCGGCGGCGCTCCCGGGGGCCAGGGTCGTGCCCGACGAGGAAGCGCTCCGGGCGGAGGTGCGGGCTGCGGTGGCCGAGCACCTCGAACCGGTGATGAAAGGTTTCTCCACCCGGATGCGGCGCGGTCGGCGGGCCCTGTGGGGCATGGTGACCGATGACGTCACCGAAGGCCTCTGGTACCTCGGCGAACTGTTCGGCGAGGAAGACCGCGCCCGGGCCGAGCTCGGCCTGCTGCTGCCCGGCGGAACCCTCCCGTACACGGGCGGCAGCGGCTTCCGGACCCTTCCCGGCCCGGACGGTCGCCCGCTCGCCACCCGCGACCGGATCAGCTGCTGCCTCTTCTACACCATCCGCCCCACCGACCCCTGCGCCACCTGCCCGCGCACCTGCGACTCCGAGCGGCTCGGCCAACTGACCCCCTAA
- a CDS encoding DUF2637 domain-containing protein, which produces MRLTDISLDWLLPGSLLILGVLAAVAVLARGRRDSEKAAADDSWERSEERRRRKEAIYGTASYVLLFCCAAVAAALSFHGLVGFGRQNLNLSGGWEYLVPFGLDGAAMFCSVLAVREASHGDAALGSRLLVWLFAGAAAWFNWVHAPRGLGHDGAPQFFAGMSLSAAVLFDRALKQTRRAALREQGLVPRPLPQIRIVRWLRAPRETFGAWSLMLLEGVRTLDEAVDEVREDKREKEQERLRRREHQRRERAHIRALGRQHRAFGLPRARGRQVEAPPGLAPGTGSAPVGAEPAIAEPGQLPVRRRPSLQAVHGTDPGEARTVDLTAEDDTQTIPRLDSLERKLKDLEQQFG; this is translated from the coding sequence ATGAGACTGACCGACATATCGCTGGACTGGCTGCTTCCCGGCAGCCTGTTGATCCTGGGCGTACTTGCGGCAGTGGCGGTGCTGGCCCGGGGCAGGCGCGACAGCGAGAAGGCCGCGGCGGACGACAGCTGGGAGCGCAGCGAGGAGCGCCGGCGCCGCAAGGAGGCCATCTACGGCACCGCCTCGTACGTCCTGCTCTTCTGCTGCGCGGCGGTGGCCGCCGCGCTCTCCTTCCACGGACTGGTCGGCTTCGGCCGGCAGAACCTCAATCTCTCCGGAGGCTGGGAGTACCTGGTCCCCTTCGGCCTCGACGGCGCCGCCATGTTCTGTTCGGTGCTCGCCGTCCGCGAGGCCAGCCACGGTGACGCTGCCCTCGGCTCCCGGCTGCTGGTCTGGCTGTTCGCCGGCGCAGCCGCCTGGTTCAACTGGGTGCACGCCCCCCGGGGGCTGGGCCACGACGGGGCGCCCCAGTTCTTCGCCGGAATGTCGCTCTCCGCGGCCGTCCTCTTCGACCGCGCGCTCAAGCAGACCCGCCGGGCGGCACTCCGCGAGCAGGGTCTGGTGCCCCGCCCGCTGCCGCAGATCCGGATCGTCCGCTGGCTCCGGGCCCCCCGGGAGACCTTCGGTGCCTGGTCCCTGATGCTGCTGGAGGGGGTCCGCACCCTCGACGAGGCGGTGGACGAGGTACGGGAGGACAAGCGGGAGAAGGAGCAGGAGCGGCTGCGCCGGCGCGAGCACCAGCGCCGGGAACGCGCCCACATCAGGGCATTGGGCCGGCAGCACCGGGCCTTCGGTCTGCCCCGGGCCCGCGGCCGTCAGGTCGAGGCACCCCCCGGTCTCGCTCCGGGTACTGGCTCCGCGCCGGTCGGCGCGGAGCCCGCCATAGCGGAACCGGGACAGCTGCCCGTACGCCGCCGGCCCTCCCTGCAGGCCGTTCACGGAACCGACCCGGGTGAGGCCCGGACCGTGGACCTGACCGCCGAGGACGACACCCAGACCATTCCCCGACTCGACTCTCTGGAGCGCAAACTCAAGGACCTCGAGCAGCAGTTCGGCTGA
- a CDS encoding ATP-binding protein: MRRADLKAVGEVRRDLREMLRHRCRADTADVAELLATELVTNALVHTDQGAEVSLRLADTRLRVEVRDGTARRPRPYVPIADDGTHGRGLMLVQALADAWGVAPAGGGKVVWFELDGGGPD, translated from the coding sequence GTGCGCCGGGCGGATCTGAAGGCGGTGGGCGAAGTCCGCAGGGACCTGCGGGAGATGCTCCGGCACCGGTGCCGGGCGGACACCGCGGACGTGGCGGAGCTGCTGGCCACCGAACTGGTGACCAATGCGCTGGTCCACACCGACCAGGGAGCCGAGGTGAGCCTCCGGCTCGCCGACACCCGGTTACGGGTGGAGGTGCGGGACGGGACCGCTCGGCGGCCCCGGCCGTACGTACCGATCGCCGACGACGGTACGCACGGCCGGGGGCTGATGCTGGTGCAGGCGCTCGCCGATGCCTGGGGAGTGGCCCCGGCCGGCGGCGGCAAGGTGGTGTGGTTCGAACTGGACGGGGGCGGCCCGGACTGA
- a CDS encoding pyruvate dehydrogenase produces the protein MAKQNVAEQFVDILVRAGVRRMYGVVGDSLNPVVDAIRRTDGLEWIQVRHEETAAFAAGAEAQITGRLAACAGSCGPGNLHLINGLYDAHRSMAPVLALASHIPSSEIGLGYFQETHPDRLFSECSHYSELISNPRQMPRLLQTAVQHAIGRSGVSVVALPGDIADQPAPEKAVEHALVTARPTVRPGEGEIEKLVRMVDEAEKVTLFCGSGTAGAHAEVMEFAGRVKAPVGHALRGKEWIQYDNPYDVGMSGLLGYGAAYEATHECDLLLLLGTDFPYNAFLPDDVRIVQVDIRPEHLGRRSQLDLAVWGDVRETLRALNARVKAKTDRRFLDRMLKKHADALEGVVKAYTRKVEKHTPIHPEYVASVLDELADDDAVFTVDTGMCNVWAARYLSPNGKRRIIGSFSHGSMANALPQAIGAQFTDRSRQVVSMSGDGGFSMLMGDFLTLVQYDLPVKVVLFNNSSLGMVELEMLVSGLPSHGTTNRNPDFAAIARAAGAYGVRVEKPKQLSQALKDAFRHRGPALVDVVTDPNALSIPPKISAEMVTGFALSASKIVLDGGVGRMLQMARSNLRNVPRP, from the coding sequence ATGGCCAAGCAGAACGTGGCGGAGCAGTTCGTCGACATCCTGGTGCGGGCCGGCGTCCGCCGGATGTACGGGGTCGTCGGCGACAGCCTCAACCCCGTCGTCGACGCGATCCGCCGGACGGACGGACTCGAGTGGATCCAGGTCCGGCACGAGGAGACCGCCGCGTTCGCGGCCGGTGCCGAGGCCCAGATCACCGGCCGGCTCGCCGCCTGCGCCGGCTCCTGCGGCCCCGGCAACCTGCACCTGATCAACGGCCTCTATGACGCCCACCGCTCCATGGCCCCGGTCCTCGCCCTCGCCTCGCACATCCCCTCCAGCGAGATCGGCCTCGGCTACTTCCAGGAGACCCACCCCGACCGGCTGTTCAGCGAGTGCAGCCACTACAGCGAACTCATCTCCAACCCCCGCCAGATGCCCCGGCTGCTCCAGACCGCCGTCCAGCACGCCATCGGCCGCAGCGGGGTCAGCGTGGTCGCCCTGCCCGGCGACATCGCCGACCAGCCGGCACCCGAGAAGGCGGTGGAGCACGCACTGGTCACCGCCCGTCCCACCGTCCGGCCCGGCGAGGGCGAGATCGAGAAGCTGGTCCGGATGGTCGACGAGGCGGAAAAGGTCACCCTGTTCTGCGGCAGCGGCACGGCCGGCGCCCACGCCGAGGTCATGGAGTTCGCCGGGCGGGTGAAGGCCCCGGTCGGGCACGCGCTCCGCGGCAAGGAGTGGATCCAGTACGACAATCCGTACGACGTGGGCATGAGCGGCCTGCTCGGCTACGGCGCCGCCTACGAGGCCACCCACGAGTGCGACCTGCTGCTCCTGCTCGGCACCGACTTCCCCTACAACGCCTTCCTGCCGGACGACGTCCGGATCGTCCAGGTGGACATCAGGCCCGAACACCTCGGCCGCCGCTCCCAGTTGGACCTCGCCGTCTGGGGTGACGTACGGGAGACGCTGCGCGCCCTGAACGCCCGGGTGAAGGCCAAGACCGACCGCCGTTTCCTGGACCGGATGCTGAAGAAGCACGCCGACGCCCTGGAGGGCGTGGTCAAGGCCTACACCCGCAAGGTGGAGAAGCACACCCCGATCCACCCCGAGTACGTGGCCTCCGTGCTCGACGAACTCGCCGACGACGACGCGGTCTTCACCGTGGACACGGGCATGTGCAACGTATGGGCGGCGCGCTATCTTTCGCCGAACGGCAAGCGCCGTATCATCGGCTCCTTCAGCCATGGCTCGATGGCCAACGCCCTTCCCCAGGCCATCGGGGCGCAGTTCACCGACCGGAGCCGTCAAGTGGTGTCGATGTCCGGTGACGGCGGATTCTCGATGCTGATGGGAGATTTCCTCACCCTGGTGCAGTACGACCTGCCCGTCAAAGTGGTGCTGTTCAACAACTCCTCCCTCGGCATGGTCGAACTGGAAATGCTGGTTTCCGGCCTTCCTTCGCACGGAACCACCAACCGGAACCCGGACTTCGCCGCGATCGCCCGCGCGGCGGGTGCCTACGGGGTCCGGGTGGAGAAGCCCAAGCAGCTCAGCCAGGCATTGAAGGATGCGTTCCGGCACCGTGGGCCCGCTTTGGTGGATGTGGTGACCGACCCCAACGCCCTGTCGATTCCACCGAAGATCAGCGCCGAAATGGTGACCGGATTCGCACTGTCCGCCAGCAAGATCGTGCTGGACGGCGGGGTGGGCCGAATGCTGCAGATGGCTCGATCCAACCTGCGCAACGTGCCGCGTCCGTAA